In Arthrobacter sp. B3I9, the following are encoded in one genomic region:
- a CDS encoding carbohydrate ABC transporter permease: protein MTTTAPSVRRGLIARVIIGRTFLWAWLIVGLVPLLFMLVTSIKPAGLANQIPPAWLFTPTLENYASVLSAGGGKSESFGQLLLNSAIVSLGATLLAIAVGVPAAYALTMREFRARKGLSSWILSTYMFPPIVAVIPIFVFAGRLGLIDTYPVLIVPYAAFNLPIVVWILRSSILQLPYEIQEAAMVDGASSWNILRRIIWPLLVPSVATAAVLTIVLSWNEFLFALSLTRSGAKTAPVGLQQFTGMYGTDWGNITSAATLIVAPILVLMIILRRQMVAGLSFGAVK, encoded by the coding sequence ATGACAACCACTGCACCATCCGTCCGGCGAGGTCTGATTGCTCGAGTGATCATTGGCCGCACCTTCCTTTGGGCCTGGCTCATTGTGGGCCTGGTGCCCCTGCTGTTCATGCTCGTCACCTCCATCAAACCGGCCGGTCTGGCGAACCAGATACCGCCGGCCTGGCTGTTTACACCGACCCTTGAAAACTACGCCTCCGTCCTCTCGGCAGGCGGCGGGAAATCTGAAAGCTTCGGGCAGCTCCTGCTCAACAGCGCGATCGTGAGCCTTGGCGCGACTTTGCTGGCGATCGCGGTCGGGGTCCCGGCCGCCTACGCCCTGACGATGAGGGAATTCCGCGCGCGGAAGGGGCTGTCATCCTGGATACTCTCCACCTACATGTTTCCGCCCATTGTCGCGGTCATCCCGATCTTCGTTTTCGCCGGCCGTCTTGGCCTCATCGACACTTATCCCGTGCTCATCGTCCCCTACGCCGCTTTCAACCTTCCGATCGTGGTGTGGATCCTCCGCAGCTCGATCCTGCAGCTCCCGTACGAGATCCAGGAGGCGGCCATGGTGGACGGCGCTTCCAGCTGGAACATCCTGCGGCGGATCATCTGGCCGCTGCTGGTGCCGTCGGTTGCGACAGCAGCGGTGCTGACGATCGTCCTGTCCTGGAACGAGTTCCTTTTCGCCCTGTCGCTCACCCGCAGCGGTGCCAAGACAGCTCCGGTCGGCCTGCAGCAATTCACGGGCATGTACGGAACCGACTGGGGCAACATCACCTCAGCCGCCACGCTCATTGTCGCGCCGATTCTTGTCCTGATGATCATCCTGCGGCGCCAGATGGTCGCCGGCCTCTCTTTCGGTGCCGTGAAGTGA
- a CDS encoding sugar phosphate isomerase/epimerase, which translates to MFRYTAEILPYHDMSLEEALRDLADIGFKEVNLWSSAAPLAHHVNPGDDPGKIRDLLDKYGMKPSGLTVYGKNQDEILERVEFASQLGIDTVIFDCEANYPDFVGSFLPPIVEAGARAGVRIAVENHLTVPFSADFEAGGNEDKRWDEGVDTFAQIKRLVRDIDDPYLGVCLAPPHLWVMQETISEVITFLTERKRLFYYYIWDVDRGYRHGVDGLNFGPGEKQLPSPDGTLDHRFLLSELHRAGYQGAASLKCHGTHGWSLEKIGRELRASDAYVRDAYNALAK; encoded by the coding sequence ATGTTCCGCTACACCGCAGAGATCCTCCCGTACCACGACATGTCCCTTGAAGAGGCACTCAGAGACCTCGCTGACATCGGCTTTAAGGAGGTCAACCTCTGGTCTTCGGCGGCTCCCTTGGCGCATCACGTCAACCCGGGGGACGATCCCGGAAAGATCCGCGACCTCCTCGATAAGTACGGAATGAAGCCTTCCGGTCTCACCGTCTATGGAAAGAACCAGGACGAGATACTGGAACGCGTTGAGTTCGCTTCCCAGTTGGGCATCGACACCGTCATTTTCGATTGCGAAGCAAACTACCCGGACTTTGTGGGGTCCTTTCTGCCGCCGATAGTGGAAGCAGGGGCCCGCGCAGGTGTGCGGATTGCGGTTGAGAACCATCTGACGGTTCCCTTTTCCGCCGACTTTGAAGCCGGTGGCAACGAAGACAAACGGTGGGACGAGGGCGTCGACACGTTTGCCCAGATCAAACGCCTGGTGCGCGACATCGACGATCCCTACCTGGGCGTCTGCCTGGCGCCGCCGCACCTGTGGGTCATGCAGGAGACGATCAGCGAGGTCATCACGTTCCTGACCGAACGCAAAAGGCTCTTTTACTACTACATCTGGGACGTCGACCGCGGCTACCGCCACGGTGTGGATGGCCTGAACTTCGGGCCCGGCGAGAAGCAGCTGCCCTCACCCGACGGGACGCTGGACCATAGGTTCCTGCTTTCGGAGCTGCACCGCGCAGGCTATCAGGGCGCCGCCAGCCTGAAGTGCCACGGAACGCACGGTTGGAGCCTGGAGAAGATCGGCCGTGAGCTCCGGGCTTCGGATGCCTACGTGCGTGACGCCTACAACGCATTAGCCAAGTAA
- a CDS encoding sugar ABC transporter substrate-binding protein, translating into MAKSRLVTGLGVVATAALLTTGCTANAPAPSASAAKPAELKMLYTTDEANSAAVASLIPQFKEKFGIDLKIDNQPYDALQQKVFSEFASGSSYYDVVVVDTPWAPALVQNLEPLSPYLQNKDLNPASAESNVGDFVPKVFYDTAVYNAESPVKRYADETAKPDVSAIKNAGFDVYGLPIQSNVAVMAYRSDLFNDPQQQANFKAKYGKDLKVPTTWDEYAQAAEFFTQPDKNLFGTTVMAGVGDWATDDFKTLLASFGGDGTLVTQDLKLAFDSPEGVEALTYYSKLAQSGHVPPGSTSADWGTTAESFDSGLTAMTINYHDLKLGDNVKGGTIGYAPVPKAKAAGPHFGTWMLSVNKNSKNKEWAYQAISWLTAAEQQTTMTAKSLHPSRSSVYSSIKSDNPMAPFYATLGKSLEVGVGRARLTNYTEVSHEVAVAVNNAATGSASPQDALKTASGKVSTLLKSAGY; encoded by the coding sequence GTGGCAAAATCTCGCCTGGTTACGGGGCTTGGCGTCGTCGCCACCGCAGCCCTGCTGACAACGGGGTGCACGGCCAACGCCCCAGCCCCCAGCGCCAGTGCTGCGAAACCAGCCGAACTCAAGATGCTGTACACCACCGACGAGGCCAACAGCGCGGCTGTGGCGTCTCTTATCCCGCAGTTCAAGGAAAAGTTCGGCATCGATCTTAAGATCGACAACCAGCCGTATGACGCTCTCCAGCAGAAAGTCTTTTCCGAGTTCGCGTCCGGCAGCAGCTACTACGACGTCGTGGTCGTTGACACCCCATGGGCCCCTGCCCTGGTGCAGAACCTGGAACCACTGAGTCCTTACCTCCAAAACAAGGACCTGAACCCTGCAAGCGCGGAATCCAACGTGGGCGACTTCGTTCCCAAGGTCTTTTATGACACAGCTGTTTACAACGCCGAGTCGCCGGTAAAGCGGTACGCGGACGAGACCGCCAAACCGGACGTCTCCGCGATCAAGAACGCCGGGTTCGACGTTTACGGGCTTCCCATCCAATCGAATGTCGCCGTCATGGCATACCGCAGCGATCTCTTCAACGATCCGCAGCAGCAGGCCAACTTCAAGGCGAAGTACGGCAAGGACCTGAAAGTCCCGACCACCTGGGACGAGTACGCCCAGGCGGCCGAATTCTTCACCCAGCCTGACAAGAACCTCTTCGGCACCACCGTCATGGCCGGTGTAGGCGACTGGGCCACCGATGACTTCAAGACCCTCCTGGCGTCCTTCGGCGGCGACGGCACCCTTGTCACCCAGGATCTCAAGCTCGCCTTCGACTCGCCGGAAGGCGTGGAGGCGTTGACCTATTACTCCAAGCTGGCGCAGAGCGGCCATGTACCGCCGGGCAGCACTTCGGCCGACTGGGGCACCACCGCCGAGTCGTTCGACAGTGGACTCACCGCGATGACCATCAACTACCACGACCTCAAACTCGGCGACAACGTCAAGGGGGGAACCATCGGTTATGCGCCGGTGCCCAAGGCGAAAGCAGCCGGCCCGCACTTCGGAACGTGGATGCTGAGTGTCAACAAGAACTCGAAGAACAAGGAATGGGCCTACCAGGCCATCAGCTGGTTGACTGCCGCAGAGCAGCAGACGACGATGACGGCGAAGTCCCTCCATCCCAGCCGTTCCTCGGTGTACTCCTCCATCAAGAGCGACAATCCCATGGCACCGTTTTACGCGACCCTCGGGAAATCGCTTGAGGTAGGTGTGGGCCGCGCCCGCCTGACCAACTACACGGAGGTCAGCCACGAGGTTGCTGTAGCCGTGAACAATGCGGCCACGGGTTCCGCCTCGCCCCAGGACGCTCTGAAGACCGCGTCCGGCAAGGTGTCCACCCTCCTTAAGTCTGCGGGCTACTGA
- a CDS encoding sugar phosphate isomerase/epimerase family protein, protein MFRYTYNTLVYGGEAIETGIERIAKAGYNGVELVGEPEQQDESALRSALIEHQVVASSIVSIYTPERDIVSSSPEVRANAVKYVKGNIDYAARLGAEIVTFTPTACMKITPEADIKQEWAWAVGAASELSAYAGDNGVRLALEPWNRYETYLINRTEQALQFLDEVDSPHIGYMVDTFHMSIEERDIADSIRKAGSRLAHVHLADSNRAAPGYGHLDFEPIIQAILDADYKGWISYELLPAAGDVWGVLSGAGAPEFKDEYTAAAIQHTRTIERRLGGL, encoded by the coding sequence ATGTTCCGCTACACATACAACACTCTCGTCTACGGCGGCGAGGCCATCGAGACCGGCATCGAGCGCATCGCCAAAGCTGGCTATAACGGCGTGGAACTGGTGGGAGAACCAGAACAACAGGACGAATCCGCTCTTCGTTCTGCCCTCATTGAGCACCAAGTCGTTGCCTCTTCCATAGTGAGCATCTACACGCCGGAGCGTGACATCGTCAGTTCGTCCCCGGAGGTCCGAGCGAACGCCGTCAAGTACGTCAAGGGAAACATCGATTACGCAGCCCGGCTGGGCGCGGAAATCGTAACGTTCACCCCCACTGCGTGCATGAAGATCACGCCGGAGGCCGACATCAAACAGGAATGGGCCTGGGCCGTTGGCGCCGCAAGCGAACTCTCTGCCTACGCCGGGGACAACGGAGTACGCTTGGCCCTCGAACCGTGGAACCGCTACGAGACCTACCTCATCAACCGGACAGAACAGGCTCTTCAGTTCCTAGACGAAGTCGACAGCCCACATATCGGTTACATGGTTGACACCTTCCACATGTCCATTGAAGAGCGGGATATCGCGGACTCGATCCGCAAAGCCGGAAGCCGCTTGGCGCACGTGCACCTGGCCGACAGCAACCGGGCGGCTCCCGGATACGGGCACCTGGACTTCGAGCCCATCATCCAGGCCATTCTCGACGCAGACTATAAGGGCTGGATCTCCTACGAGCTGCTACCCGCAGCGGGAGACGTCTGGGGAGTGCTGAGCGGTGCCGGCGCGCCGGAGTTCAAGGACGAATACACAGCAGCGGCAATTCAGCACACGCGGACGATTGAACGTCGCTTGGGAGGTCTGTAA
- a CDS encoding carbohydrate ABC transporter permease: MSVRRRSINWNVGVRAAVAVICTFLFIAPVLWMVTTAFKTGNQAFSGEIQWFFTPTLENFAEVLGGTRLTYALINSLQVSVISSIVAILLASGIAYPLARYEFRGRDQIAGTILSLRIVPPIVTIIPLFLVMRTVGLNGSLLSIIILHVFMNLPLAVWLLRGFYEDVPKEIEEAGAIDGLGSVGIFFRMVLPLAMPGVASTALLCFVFSWNEFLFASVLSNAGSQTVTVALTQYVTPVGTEWTLIMAAGTVVAVPVWLAALAAQKYLVRGLSLGAVK; encoded by the coding sequence ATGTCCGTAAGACGCCGCAGCATCAACTGGAATGTGGGAGTGCGAGCTGCCGTGGCCGTCATCTGCACGTTTCTCTTCATCGCGCCGGTCCTGTGGATGGTCACTACGGCCTTCAAAACCGGCAACCAGGCATTCTCCGGAGAGATCCAGTGGTTCTTCACACCCACCCTTGAGAACTTCGCTGAAGTGCTTGGCGGTACCAGGCTCACCTACGCCTTGATCAACAGCCTGCAGGTATCAGTGATCTCCTCCATCGTGGCGATCTTGCTCGCCTCCGGCATCGCGTACCCACTGGCCCGATACGAGTTCAGAGGCCGGGACCAGATCGCGGGAACAATCTTGTCCCTGCGTATCGTGCCTCCCATCGTGACCATCATCCCGCTTTTCCTGGTCATGCGGACAGTCGGCCTGAACGGTTCGCTGCTCTCCATCATTATTCTTCACGTCTTCATGAACCTGCCGCTGGCTGTCTGGCTGCTGCGGGGCTTCTACGAGGACGTCCCCAAGGAAATCGAGGAAGCAGGGGCAATCGACGGCCTGGGCAGCGTCGGGATCTTCTTCCGTATGGTCCTTCCACTCGCTATGCCCGGCGTCGCCTCAACCGCACTGCTGTGCTTCGTCTTCTCCTGGAATGAGTTCCTCTTCGCAAGCGTGCTGTCGAACGCCGGCAGCCAAACCGTGACAGTGGCCCTAACCCAGTATGTGACCCCAGTGGGGACTGAGTGGACCTTGATCATGGCGGCGGGCACCGTGGTTGCAGTGCCGGTATGGCTGGCAGCCCTGGCTGCCCAGAAATACCTCGTCCGCGGGCTCTCCCTCGGCGCGGTCAAATAA
- a CDS encoding sugar phosphate isomerase/epimerase, which translates to MPANPIGLSTFILASPFSFEEAWAFDRVAELGYDVIEVCIEDPQRITSEWLVQESRRTGIDVGICGAFGPDRDVSDPDPGRRENGMAYLRGCVDVAAEVGSPHVAGPMFSATGRAELLEPGERQARWQNAVESLRAVADYAGDRGVRLAIEPLNRFETDMVNTVEQGLNLCDDIGRENVGLLVDTFHMNIEEKDIADAVRSAGSRIFHVQVSENDRGTPGSGHVPWDSFFNSLKDIDYSGQIVVESFLPTVKEIARAVSLWRPVAPSMESLSEEGLAFVRRMLADSSVGGPTRQN; encoded by the coding sequence ATGCCGGCCAACCCCATTGGGCTCAGCACCTTTATCCTCGCCTCGCCCTTCTCCTTCGAGGAGGCGTGGGCCTTTGACCGGGTGGCAGAGCTCGGCTACGACGTCATTGAAGTGTGCATCGAAGATCCGCAGAGGATCACGTCAGAATGGCTCGTCCAGGAATCCCGGCGGACAGGGATTGACGTCGGCATCTGCGGCGCGTTCGGCCCAGACCGCGACGTGTCGGATCCCGACCCCGGCCGACGCGAGAACGGCATGGCCTACCTTCGCGGCTGCGTTGACGTAGCAGCAGAAGTAGGTTCCCCCCATGTTGCCGGCCCCATGTTTTCGGCAACGGGCCGGGCGGAGCTATTGGAACCCGGTGAGCGCCAAGCCCGGTGGCAGAACGCCGTCGAAAGCCTCCGCGCGGTAGCGGACTATGCCGGCGACCGCGGAGTGCGTCTCGCCATCGAGCCGCTCAACCGCTTCGAGACGGACATGGTCAACACGGTCGAGCAGGGGCTGAACCTGTGCGATGACATTGGCAGGGAGAACGTCGGACTCCTGGTCGACACGTTCCACATGAACATCGAGGAAAAAGACATCGCCGATGCGGTCAGGAGCGCCGGATCGCGAATCTTCCACGTGCAGGTGTCAGAAAATGACAGGGGTACCCCTGGATCGGGCCACGTCCCCTGGGACAGCTTTTTCAATTCCCTGAAGGATATCGATTATTCAGGCCAGATTGTGGTCGAGTCATTCCTGCCGACAGTGAAGGAGATCGCCCGAGCGGTCTCCCTGTGGCGTCCCGTGGCGCCGTCGATGGAAAGCCTTTCGGAAGAGGGTCTCGCCTTCGTCAGGCGCATGCTGGCGGACAGCAGCGTGGGCGGACCGACCCGGCAAAACTGA
- a CDS encoding carbohydrate ABC transporter permease — MKSTAVVSDAGLQARPSRREHGHNPTVPRGGKRPSWKKRSAPWAYMAPSMIVLLLMTVAPAIFIFYSAFRNDKILGGAGRFVGLNNFIEAVTNASVRHAFLITFAFVAVAVILEMLLGFALALPLAAQTTANKVGAALMLLPFAVTPAVAAMIFKQLLNPNYGWVGYYLGYLGFPRGIDLLGDPTSAWIVLIILDMWQWTPFIALILMAGLQSLPGEPREAALVDGATPWQMFRHITLPAMVPFIAIAAVLRTIQAFKTFDAFKILTGGGPGESTEIINLGIFRVGLQSFNVGLACALGVIFLIILSLLIPIMLRVIGRQSDPEEM; from the coding sequence ATGAAATCCACAGCAGTCGTTTCCGATGCTGGATTGCAGGCTCGGCCGTCCCGCCGCGAGCACGGTCACAACCCGACCGTTCCGCGCGGCGGGAAGCGCCCGTCGTGGAAAAAAAGGTCGGCCCCCTGGGCCTACATGGCACCCTCCATGATCGTCCTGCTGCTGATGACGGTCGCTCCGGCCATCTTCATCTTCTACTCGGCCTTCCGCAACGATAAGATCCTCGGCGGCGCCGGAAGGTTCGTGGGGCTGAACAACTTCATTGAGGCAGTCACGAACGCCTCAGTCCGCCACGCGTTCCTGATTACGTTCGCCTTCGTGGCAGTTGCCGTCATCCTGGAGATGCTGCTCGGGTTTGCGCTGGCGCTGCCGTTGGCGGCCCAGACGACGGCCAACAAAGTGGGGGCGGCGCTGATGCTGCTGCCCTTCGCGGTGACGCCCGCCGTGGCGGCGATGATCTTCAAGCAGCTGCTCAACCCGAACTACGGCTGGGTGGGCTACTACCTGGGCTACCTCGGATTCCCCCGGGGGATCGATCTCCTGGGCGACCCGACTTCGGCCTGGATCGTTCTCATCATCCTCGACATGTGGCAATGGACGCCCTTCATCGCACTGATCCTGATGGCGGGACTACAGTCCCTGCCCGGGGAACCACGGGAAGCCGCTCTGGTTGACGGCGCGACTCCTTGGCAGATGTTCCGGCACATCACGTTGCCGGCCATGGTGCCTTTTATTGCTATCGCGGCGGTCCTGCGCACCATCCAGGCATTCAAGACCTTCGACGCATTCAAGATCCTGACCGGCGGAGGCCCGGGCGAGTCCACCGAAATCATCAATCTCGGCATCTTCCGCGTCGGGCTTCAAAGCTTCAACGTGGGTCTGGCCTGCGCCCTGGGCGTGATCTTCCTGATCATTCTCTCCCTTCTGATACCGATCATGCTGCGCGTCATTGGACGCCAGTCCGATCCTGAGGAAATGTAA
- a CDS encoding Gfo/Idh/MocA family protein, with protein MTDPLRIGVLGASRISPTSIVEPARLTGARLVAVAARDRGRAENFAEQHGVERVHQTYADVISDPEVEAIYNPLANGLHAEWNLAAIAAGKHVLSEKPFAADAPEAREVRDAGKRAGVAVVDGFHYLYHPVTRRLHELLGSGELGELQRVETTMRIPAPAPEDPRWSLALAGGALMDLGCYSLHAVRAIAPWAGGEPRLVGARGGERAGLPGVDEWVDADLVYPSGVTASAQCHMAAEGREMTYRLIGSKGQATVANFVLPHTDDRLFVKTAAGERVEQLGTRSSYTYELEAFTELVRNGVPMPTDSDDAVRTMELIDESYRAIGLESRPRHRPAD; from the coding sequence ATGACGGATCCGCTTCGAATCGGGGTGCTCGGGGCATCCCGCATAAGTCCGACCTCCATTGTTGAGCCCGCCAGGCTGACGGGCGCACGCCTGGTCGCTGTGGCCGCACGGGACCGCGGGCGGGCGGAGAATTTCGCGGAGCAACACGGGGTCGAACGGGTTCACCAGACCTATGCCGACGTCATCTCCGACCCGGAGGTGGAGGCCATCTACAACCCCCTCGCCAACGGCCTGCATGCCGAGTGGAACCTGGCTGCCATTGCCGCCGGAAAACATGTCCTCTCGGAGAAACCCTTCGCGGCCGACGCTCCTGAGGCCCGGGAAGTGCGCGACGCCGGCAAACGCGCCGGCGTCGCCGTCGTCGACGGTTTTCACTACCTTTACCACCCGGTGACAAGACGACTCCACGAATTGCTGGGTTCAGGCGAACTCGGGGAACTGCAACGGGTCGAGACGACCATGAGGATCCCCGCTCCGGCACCCGAGGACCCCCGCTGGTCGCTCGCCCTGGCCGGCGGCGCCCTCATGGATCTGGGCTGTTACAGTCTCCATGCCGTCCGCGCGATAGCTCCGTGGGCAGGCGGGGAACCCCGGCTGGTCGGTGCCCGCGGCGGCGAGCGGGCAGGGCTCCCGGGCGTGGACGAATGGGTTGATGCCGACCTGGTTTACCCCTCGGGCGTGACGGCGTCGGCGCAATGCCACATGGCGGCGGAGGGCCGGGAGATGACCTACCGCCTCATCGGCAGCAAGGGCCAGGCAACGGTGGCGAACTTCGTTCTTCCGCACACCGATGACCGCCTGTTCGTGAAGACTGCCGCGGGCGAGCGGGTGGAGCAGCTCGGTACCCGGTCGTCCTACACCTACGAGCTTGAGGCGTTCACGGAACTGGTGCGCAACGGAGTCCCGATGCCCACCGACAGCGACGATGCCGTCCGCACCATGGAACTGATCGACGAGAGCTACCGGGCCATCGGCCTCGAGTCCCGACCCCGCCACCGTCCTGCCGACTGA
- a CDS encoding zinc-binding dehydrogenase: MRAVILPGDKKVLVADRERPEPASHEVLVETRASAICRSDMSLYYGTPIVGGDAAGTGGVVPGHEAAGVVVAVGEAVNGIRVGDRVAAHLAVGCGHCEYCGQGYSMLCAEWSCFGFDFPGGDADYFTIAARNALPLPDHFSFKAGAVMTDMIGSQYHVQKKMAVSGNKTVAVIGLGPMGSAAVLVAKAFGARVIAVDILDERLQQARALGADDVVNSKDSDAVEAILAMTGGRGVEAAIDCSGNPAGQNTALDAAAKLGCVAFVGESRATQINPSDQVIRKLLTVVGGWYFPIGEWQEILRFVDDNKVDVEAIISHEYSLEDAEQAFGAFDRRETEKAVFVWS, translated from the coding sequence ATGCGTGCAGTAATTCTTCCGGGGGACAAAAAGGTCCTGGTTGCAGACCGCGAACGGCCGGAGCCGGCATCCCATGAAGTCCTGGTGGAGACCCGGGCCTCCGCCATCTGCCGGAGCGATATGAGCCTCTACTATGGCACCCCGATCGTCGGAGGAGACGCCGCCGGGACTGGAGGCGTCGTACCTGGCCACGAGGCCGCAGGGGTTGTGGTGGCGGTCGGAGAAGCGGTCAATGGCATCCGTGTGGGAGACCGCGTCGCGGCTCATCTTGCTGTCGGGTGTGGCCACTGTGAGTACTGCGGCCAGGGTTACTCGATGCTGTGCGCCGAATGGAGTTGTTTCGGGTTCGACTTCCCCGGAGGGGACGCCGACTATTTCACCATTGCGGCCAGGAACGCTTTGCCGTTGCCCGACCACTTCAGCTTCAAAGCCGGCGCTGTCATGACCGACATGATCGGCAGCCAGTACCACGTGCAGAAAAAGATGGCAGTCAGCGGCAACAAGACCGTCGCCGTCATTGGCCTCGGGCCCATGGGGTCGGCGGCCGTTCTTGTAGCCAAAGCCTTCGGCGCCCGCGTGATCGCCGTCGATATCCTCGATGAGCGTTTGCAGCAAGCGCGAGCTCTCGGCGCGGACGACGTCGTGAACAGTAAAGATTCGGACGCCGTCGAAGCGATCCTCGCAATGACCGGCGGCCGCGGCGTCGAGGCGGCAATCGACTGCTCCGGCAACCCGGCGGGCCAGAACACCGCTTTGGACGCCGCGGCGAAGCTGGGATGCGTGGCTTTCGTCGGTGAGTCCCGTGCCACGCAGATCAACCCCAGTGACCAGGTCATCCGCAAACTCCTCACCGTGGTCGGCGGTTGGTACTTCCCGATCGGTGAATGGCAGGAGATTCTGCGCTTTGTCGACGACAACAAGGTCGACGTCGAAGCGATCATCAGTCATGAATATTCATTGGAAGATGCCGAGCAGGCCTTCGGTGCCTTCGACCGGCGTGAGACCGAAAAAGCCGTATTTGTGTGGAGCTAA
- a CDS encoding Gfo/Idh/MocA family protein, translating into MIGYAFMGKAHSHAWRNVGSYFDVPAFEQKVLVGRNSAGAAAAAAKYGWADSSTDWRSVIRREDIDIVDICAPGFLHAEIAVAALAAGKHVLVEKPLANTLAEAESMAAAAREARAGGVQSMVGFNYRRVPALALARELIAEGRIGTVRHVRAAYLQDWLADPESPMSWRLKRETAGSGALGDIASHAIDQVLFLLRDHVTEVSGRTHTFTTHRPGTQGLEEVTVDDAAWATLTLASGAVASVEVSRVATGQKNSLKLEIYGDKGSLVFDLEDLNELRFLDATVPVREQGFRRILVNEPEHPYIDAWWPQGHILGWEHTFTHEIRDFLTAINSGAEPSPSFDDGLAVQRILAAVEESAAAKGALIQLASPVKSPAKSPVTEGA; encoded by the coding sequence ATGATCGGCTACGCCTTCATGGGCAAGGCCCACTCGCATGCCTGGCGGAACGTTGGCAGCTACTTCGACGTTCCCGCGTTTGAGCAGAAAGTCCTCGTGGGCCGGAACTCCGCCGGTGCCGCTGCCGCAGCCGCCAAGTACGGCTGGGCGGACTCATCCACGGACTGGCGCTCGGTCATACGGCGCGAGGACATCGACATCGTGGACATCTGTGCCCCGGGCTTTCTGCATGCGGAAATCGCGGTCGCCGCGCTCGCCGCAGGCAAGCATGTTCTCGTGGAAAAGCCTCTGGCAAACACTTTGGCCGAAGCCGAATCCATGGCCGCGGCAGCCCGCGAGGCCCGCGCGGGAGGTGTGCAGTCCATGGTGGGCTTCAACTACCGCCGCGTCCCGGCCCTCGCCCTGGCGCGGGAACTGATCGCCGAAGGCCGGATCGGAACGGTCCGGCACGTGCGCGCGGCGTATCTGCAGGACTGGCTGGCGGATCCGGAGTCGCCCATGAGCTGGCGCCTCAAGCGGGAAACGGCCGGTTCCGGGGCCCTGGGCGACATCGCCTCGCATGCGATCGACCAGGTGCTGTTCCTGCTGCGGGACCACGTCACGGAGGTTTCCGGGCGGACGCACACCTTCACGACGCACCGCCCGGGGACGCAGGGGCTGGAGGAAGTAACGGTCGACGACGCTGCCTGGGCCACGCTGACGCTGGCCTCCGGGGCGGTCGCCTCGGTTGAGGTTTCCCGGGTGGCCACGGGACAGAAAAACTCGCTCAAGCTGGAGATTTACGGTGACAAAGGCTCGCTCGTGTTCGATCTGGAGGACCTGAACGAACTTCGCTTCCTTGACGCCACCGTGCCCGTCCGGGAACAGGGGTTCCGCCGGATCCTCGTCAACGAACCTGAGCATCCATATATCGACGCGTGGTGGCCGCAGGGCCACATCCTCGGGTGGGAGCACACTTTCACGCACGAAATCCGGGACTTCCTGACGGCCATCAACAGCGGAGCCGAGCCGTCGCCGTCGTTCGATGACGGACTTGCTGTCCAGCGGATCCTGGCCGCGGTGGAGGAAAGCGCAGCTGCAAAAGGCGCGCTGATCCAGTTGGCGTCCCCGGTTAAATCGCCGGCTAAATCCCCGGTCACAGAAGGAGCGTGA